A region from the Linepithema humile isolate Giens D197 chromosome 1, Lhum_UNIL_v1.0, whole genome shotgun sequence genome encodes:
- the LOC136998468 gene encoding cytochrome P450 9e2-like has translation MNSEIMEFSTLLLTVLTAVCLYYFVSKLSYFERLKIPHVRPIPLLGNMAPFIFRRVAMADNLLNIYNLFPDAKYFGFFEFMQPKYVIRDPDLINSIAIKNFDYFCDHERVINEEYEPIVSRNLFCLRGNEWNKMRKLLSPSFTSSKIKIMFELMCECAKNFTDFLITESGDTGKTYDMQDMISKYSNDVIATCAFGINMDSFKHPNNDFYLLGKKNMSFTNPRLVFTSLMNRNFPNIAKLFRIRVFSTKANNFFKNIVTSIVKARNEQGIVRPDMIQLMMEAKDQDHRPTFDINEITAQAFVFYLAGFDSVSRTMCFAAHEIAVNPNIQSKLKEEIEDVLKETNNKPTYEAINGMIYMDAVVKEVTRFYSSIFLDRVCVKEFVLPPATPDGKPIKLKPGDTIWFPIYALHHDSKYYSQPEKFNPDRFLNDEVDNSVYHPLGIGRRICIGNRLAAMETKVMLFYLLWHCDLEPDTKTKNPIVLGKKSFALTSENGFWLKMRARKSSIST, from the coding sequence ATGAATTCGGAAATTATGGAATTTTCTACTTTGCTTTTGACTGTCCTCACGGCGGTTTgtctatattattttgtaagcAAGTTATCTTATTTCGAACGACTGAAAATTCCGCATGTACGGCCAATTCCGTTATTGGGTAACATGGCACCCTTCATTTTCCGACGCGTAGCCATGGCGGACAACTTACtcaacatatataatttatttcctgATGCAAAGTATTTTGGTTTCTTTGAATTTATGCAACCGAAATACGTGATCCGTGATCCAGATCTGATCAATTcaattgctattaaaaattttgattatttctgTGATCATGAAAGAGTAATAAACGAAGAGTATGAACCAATAGTCAGCAGGAATTTATTCTGTCTGCGGGGCAATGAGTGGAACAAAATGCGAAAGCTTCTTAGTCCAAGCTTTACATccagcaaaataaaaataatgtttgaaCTGATGTGTGAGTGCGCAAAAAATTTCaccgattttttaattactgaaTCTGGAGACACCGGCAAGACATACGACATGCAAGACATGATCTCCAAATACTCCAATGATGTGATTGCCACGTGCGCTTTTGGTATCAATATGGATTCTTTCAAGCATCCGAATAATGACTTTTACCTGCTCggcaagaaaaatatgagtttTACCAACCCCCGATTGGTGTTTACATCTCTCATGAATAGAAACTTTCCaaacattgcaaaattatttagaataaggGTGTTCAGCACAAAAGCGaacaatttctttaagaaCATTGTCACCAGTATAGTGAAGGCCAGGAACGAACAAGGAATTGTTCGTCCGGACATGATTCAATTGATGATGGAAGCTAAAGACCAGGACCATAGACCTACGTTCGATATCAACGAGATAACCGCTCAAGCATTCGTTTTCTACCTGGCTGGATTTGATTCCGTGTCAAGAACTATGTGCTTTGCGGCACACGAGATTGCTGTTAATCCCAACATACAGAGCAAGTTGAAAGAAGAAATCGAAGATGTTCTCAAGGAAACCAATAACAAACCTACATATGAAGCCATCAACGGCATGATATATATGGATGCCGTTGTGAAGGAAGTCACGAGATTTTATTCATCGATTTTCCTCGATAGAGTGTGCGTTAAGGAATTCGTATTGCCACCAGCGACACCGGATGGCAAACCGATCAAACTTAAGCCGGGAGATACTATTTGGTTCCCGATTTACGCTCTGCATCACGATTCCAAGTATTATTCTCAGCCAGAGAAATTTAATCCAGACAGGTTCCTGAATGACGAAGTGGATAATTCCGTTTACCACCCACTCGGTATCGGACGAAGGATCTGCATAGGTAACAGATTGGCCGCAATGGAAACAAAAGTTATGCTGTTTTACTTGTTATGGCATTGCGATCTCGAACCTGACACTAAAACCAAAAATCCTATCGTTTTGGGAAAAAAATCGTTCGCTTTGACTTCGGAAAATGGTTTCTGGTTAAAAATGCGGGCGAGGAAATCATCGATTTCTACCTAG